A window of the Pseudobdellovibrionaceae bacterium genome harbors these coding sequences:
- a CDS encoding chloride channel protein encodes MNKIKTLNSYLRWTFFSGLSGIFAGLAAAIFLISLEWVTDTRNAHSAIIWLLPIAGLGIGWVYYKFGQDVERGNSLIIDEIHTPKKIIPFHMAPFILLGTLVTHLFGGSAGREGTSVQMGASLSDQLSRFFKIEAEERKVLLVSGAGAGFAAAIGAPWAGVIFGMEMIYIGRFKFFALYQCLIASFVGYGITILLDAPHTHYPIPEVPDLSLQVVFWVAVAGLAFGMAARFFTVTTHIIEKLGQRLISYPPLKPLVGGLLLVGLFYWEGSYQYVGLGIPHIQASLEQVTSFKDPVFKSLFTSLTVGTGFKGGEFIPLVFVGTTLGSALSVMIPLGFSFLAALGFAAVFGAATNTPIACTIMAMEIFGYQIGPFALVACLVSRYISGPQSVYKTQRIYQKL; translated from the coding sequence TTGAACAAGATCAAAACTTTAAATTCTTATTTACGATGGACTTTTTTTAGTGGTCTTAGCGGTATCTTTGCAGGTTTGGCTGCCGCTATTTTTTTAATTTCCTTAGAATGGGTGACTGATACTCGCAATGCCCACTCCGCAATCATCTGGTTACTTCCTATAGCGGGATTGGGTATAGGTTGGGTTTATTATAAATTTGGTCAGGATGTTGAGAGAGGAAACAGTCTTATCATTGATGAGATTCACACACCTAAAAAAATCATCCCCTTTCACATGGCGCCTTTTATTTTGCTTGGTACTTTAGTCACGCATCTGTTTGGGGGTTCTGCGGGGAGAGAGGGCACATCGGTGCAAATGGGAGCGTCTCTTTCAGACCAACTTTCCCGTTTTTTTAAAATTGAAGCAGAAGAAAGAAAAGTTCTTTTGGTCTCTGGTGCGGGGGCAGGTTTTGCGGCGGCCATTGGTGCTCCTTGGGCTGGAGTGATTTTTGGTATGGAGATGATCTATATTGGACGTTTTAAATTTTTTGCTCTGTACCAGTGTTTGATCGCTTCTTTTGTCGGATATGGAATTACAATTTTATTGGATGCCCCTCACACACATTATCCCATTCCAGAAGTTCCTGATTTAAGTTTACAAGTTGTATTTTGGGTGGCTGTTGCGGGGCTTGCCTTTGGCATGGCTGCGCGTTTTTTTACTGTCACCACCCATATTATAGAAAAGCTCGGTCAGCGTCTGATTTCTTATCCTCCACTTAAGCCCCTTGTGGGGGGCTTACTTTTGGTGGGGCTTTTTTATTGGGAAGGGTCGTATCAGTATGTGGGTTTAGGAATTCCCCATATTCAAGCTTCACTAGAGCAGGTGACGTCGTTTAAAGATCCTGTATTCAAGTCTCTTTTTACATCTTTAACTGTAGGAACAGGTTTTAAAGGAGGGGAGTTTATTCCTCTAGTGTTTGTGGGCACAACTTTAGGTAGCGCACTTTCAGTGATGATTCCTTTGGGGTTTTCTTTCCTTGCAGCCCTAGGGTTTGCTGCTGTCTTTGGTGCTGCGACAAACACACCTATAGCTTGCACTATCATGGCCATGGAAATCTTTGGCTACCAGATCGGCCCATTTGCTTTGGTGGCTTGCCTAGTCAGCAGATATATCTCTGGCCCACAAAGTGTTTACAAAACC
- the cueR gene encoding Cu(I)-responsive transcriptional regulator, with protein sequence MNIGEAAKVSGINAKLIRHYEAVGIIPKATRSESGYRNYSEADVNILIFVKSARRLGFSMKEIKKLVSLWRNKSRSSSEVRNLALAHVQELEDRIAELDSMVKTLKHLAKKCHGNDRPECPILDELARSKY encoded by the coding sequence ATGAATATAGGTGAAGCCGCGAAAGTTTCTGGAATCAATGCCAAACTGATCAGACACTATGAGGCTGTGGGCATTATTCCTAAAGCCACCAGGTCGGAATCTGGGTATCGCAATTACTCAGAGGCTGATGTGAACATTTTGATTTTTGTGAAAAGTGCACGCAGGCTTGGATTTTCCATGAAAGAGATCAAAAAACTTGTGAGCCTCTGGAGAAACAAATCTCGTTCTAGTTCTGAGGTGAGGAACTTGGCCTTAGCGCACGTGCAGGAATTAGAAGATCGCATTGCAGAACTTGATTCCATGGTGAAAACCTTAAAACATTTAGCTAAGAAATGCCATGGGAACGATAGGCCAGAATGTCCCATTCTTGATGAATTGGCCCGTTCTAAATACTAA